From Glycine max cultivar Williams 82 chromosome 11, Glycine_max_v4.0, whole genome shotgun sequence, the proteins below share one genomic window:
- the LOC100802742 gene encoding zinc finger CCCH domain-containing protein 44 isoform X1, with protein sequence MVKKIKRKKEEIAEDWCFVCKDGGLLMVCEYRDCLKAYHPRCMAEDDSFLDNECKWTCDSHSCSLCRKPSKFKCFCCPKAVCGKCFSDAEFAIVKGNKGFCTHCSKLAFLIEENADVDSDGEKVDFKDRDTYECLFSEYYEIIKKEEGLNSQHAYQAHKFLKNGKNKCDLDPDEIGEGEDDTGDSEDVSNFIVSDCDDLNDTAGSKSARKKKGMGKLKSMKGKVKDKKEFIGWGSRMLIEFLKYIGKDTSKEFSEHDVTSIIIEYCRENNLFDPKKKRKILCDEQLRSLIGRKSVNKNSIQNLLAPHFAENSEEMDDISSSSEDRDCNEPVNFSRKRKSISCTESQHPNLVSEERQSCFAAIVSSNLKLVYLKRSLVDELSKQPETFDGKVLGSYVRVKSDPYDYLQKNSHLLVQVVGINRSLNNGEINKEIMLQLSNVPKAVPICKISDVDFSEEECQDLYQRMRNGLLKQPTVLELEQKARTLHEDIMKHWIPRKLVLLQNLIDQANEKGWRRQLSEYMDQKLKLETPLEQSRLLNDIPKVIPEIVDNTLSLKASPTKDKLEQNGLSELASGKTCNSAGRHSKHSGFVHCLNNRTDVAVEIIAQDGMASLDSSQTGGEKPLSNKVQHVYTRRKLQQKKVQPIIPTLEQIDFLISSEIVPGPKFAVKENQDDTAFPVASVENLFADTSSQDKGTSQRNLPQSASKARQDGPEATHFEELINPAKQDDPEATLFEELSNPAKYGLCQPRNTESGSVIINGRNLSGTGYAEQIIKEKQSIPVVSVNDKQDMGISAIPVEEQEISISTTNVIVLSDDDEQEANAADNSMGRKVVESPENSIWYCVGPYGKKGGPFSMSALKRWSDSASHPLEFKVWKTGQSETEAIPLTVALNRIFSSM encoded by the exons GGATTGCCTGAAAGCTTATCATCCTCGTTGCATGGCTGAAGATGATTCCTTTTTGGATAATGAATGTAAATGGACTTGTG aTTCACATTCTTGCTCCCTTTGCCGGAAACCGTCAAAGTTTAAGTGTTTTTGCTGCCCAAAAGCTGTTTGTGGGAAATGCTTTTCTGATGCTGAATTTGCTATTGTCAAAGGGAACAAAGGATTTTGCACTCACTGCTCAAAACTTGCATTTCTAATTGAAGAAAATGCTGATGTTGATTCTGATGGG GAAAAGGTAGATTTCAAAGATCGAGATACCTATGAATGCTTATTTTCAGAATATTATGAAATcatcaaaaaagaagaagggcTGAATTCCCAACATGCATACCAAGCccataaatttttaaagaatgGCAAAAACAAATGTGACTTGGATCCAGATGAAATAGGTGAAGGGGAAGATGATACTGGTGATTCTGAAGACGTGAGTAACTTTATAGTTTCTGATTGTGATGACCTGAATGACACAGCAGGATCAAAATCAGCGAGGAAAAAGAAGGGCATGGGAAAGCTGAAATCAATGAAAGGAAAGGTGAAAGATAAGAAGGAGTTTATTGGATGGGGTTCAAGAATGCTAATAGAATTCCTTAAATATATCGGTAAAGATACAAGCAAAGAATTTTCTGAACATGATGTTACCTCAATCATTATAGAGTACTGCAGAGAAAACAATCTTTTTGACCCTAAGAAAAAGCGAAAGATACTTTGTGATGAACAACTTAGGTCTTTAATAGGGAGGAAATCAGTAAATAAAAACAGCATACAAAATCTTCTCGCACCTCACTTTGCTGAGAATTCCGAAGAAATGGATGATATCAGTAGTAGTTCTGAAGATAGGGATTGCAATGAACCAGTCAATTTTTcaagaaagagaaaatcaaTTTCATGTACAGAATCTCAACATCCAAACCTAGTTTCTGAAGAGCGTCAAAGCTGTTTCGCAGCCATAGTTAGTTCAAATCTCAAGCTTGTCTATTTGAAGAGGAGTTTAGTGGATGAGCTTTCAAAGCAGCCAGAAACTTTTGATGGCAAAGTGCTAGGAAGTTATGTAAGAGTCAAATCTGACCCATATGACTATTTACAGAAGAATTCCCATCTGCTCGTTCAAGTTGTAG GAATAAACAGATCTTTAAACAATGGTGAAATCAACAAGGAAATTATGCTTCAGCTTTCTAATGTGCCAAAAGCTGTACCTATCTGCAAAATTTCTGATGTTGACTTTTCTGAG GAAGAATGTCAAGATCTGTATCAGAGAATGAGAAATGGTCTGCTCAAACAGCCTACTGTA CTGGAGCTTGAGCAGAAAGCCAGAACTCTACATGAAGATATAATGAAGCAT TGGATCCCGAGGAAGTTAGTATTGTTACAAAACCTTATTGATCAGGCCAATGAAAAGGGGTGGAGGAGACA ACTTTCTGAGTACATGGATCAAAAACTGAAGCTTGAGACACCATTGGAGCAATCACGTTTATTGAATGACATTCCAAAAGTAATTCCTGAAATAGTTGATAACACTCTGTCCCTGAAGGCTTCCCCAACGAAAGATAAGCTTGAGCAAAATGGCTTGTCAGAATTAGCCAGTGGAAAGACTTGTAACTCTGCTGGACGCCATTCCAAACACAGTGGTTTTGTTCACTGTCTAAATAATAGAACAGATGTTGCAG TTGAAATAATTGCTCAAGATGGAATGGCATCATTAGATAGTTCTCAGACAGGGGGAGAAAAACCACTGTCAAATAAGGTGCAACATGTTTATACACGAAGGAAACTACAACAGAAGAAAGTACAGCCTATCATCCCGACACTAGAACAAATAGATTTCCTAATCTCTTCTGAAATTGTTCCAG GTCCAAAATTTGCAGTAAAGGAAAACCAAGATGATACAGCCTTTCCTGTTGCCTCTGTTGAGAATTTGTTTGCCGATACGTCTTCCCAGGATAAAGGCACTTCTCAAAGAAATCTGCCTCAGTCTGCCTCAAAAGCAAGGCAAGATGGTCCCGAGGCTACACATTTTGAAGAATTAATCAATCCAGCAAAGCAAGATGATCCTGAGGCTACACTCTTTGAAGAATTAAGCAATCCTGCAAAATATGGCTTGTGTCAACCAAGGAACACTGAATCTGGTTCTGTTATCATAAATGGCAGAAATCTGAGTGGTACTGGATATGCTGAACAAATAATAAAGGAAAAGCAAAGCATTCCTGTTGTGAGTGTCAATGACAAACAGGATATGGGTATCTCAGCTATTCCAGTTGAAGAACAGGAAATTAGCATTTCAACGACAAATGTCATTGTGTTAAGTGACGATGATGAACAAGAGGCCAATGCTGCAGATAATTCAATGGGAAGAAAGGTGGTGGAGAGTCCTGAAAATTCTATTTGGTATTGTGTAGGTCCTTATGGTAAAAAAGGAGGACCCTTCTCAATGTCTGCACTCAAACGTTGGAGTGATAGTGCCTCACATCCCTTAGAATTCAAGGTCTGGAAGACAGGTCAGAGTGAAACGGAGGCAATACCTCTCACTGTTGCGCTTAACCGAATTTTCTCAAGTATGTAG
- the LOC100802742 gene encoding uncharacterized protein At5g08430 isoform X2, with amino-acid sequence MVKKIKRKKEEIAEDWCFVCKDGGLLMVCEYRDCLKAYHPRCMAEDDSFLDNECKWTCDSHSCSLCRKPSKFKCFCCPKAVCGKCFSDAEFAIVKGNKGFCTHCSKLAFLIEENADVDSDGEKVDFKDRDTYECLFSEYYEIIKKEEGLNSQHAYQAHKFLKNGKNKCDLDPDEIGEGEDDTGDSEDVSNFIVSDCDDLNDTAGSKSARKKKGMGKLKSMKGKVKDKKEFIGWGSRMLIEFLKYIGKDTSKEFSEHDVTSIIIEYCRENNLFDPKKKRKILCDEQLRSLIGRKSVNKNSIQNLLAPHFAENSEEMDDISSSSEDRDCNEPVNFSRKRKSISCTESQHPNLVSEERQSCFAAIVSSNLKLVYLKRSLVDELSKQPETFDGKVLGSYVRVKSDPYDYLQKNSHLLVQVVGINRSLNNGEINKEIMLQLSNVPKAVPICKISDVDFSEEECQDLYQRMRNGLLKQPTVLELEQKARTLHEDIMKHWIPRKLVLLQNLIDQANEKGWRRQLSEYMDQKLKLETPLEQSRLLNDIPKVIPEIVDNTLSLKASPTKDKLEQNGLSELASGKTCNSAGRHSKHSGFVHCLNNRTDVAGPKFAVKENQDDTAFPVASVENLFADTSSQDKGTSQRNLPQSASKARQDGPEATHFEELINPAKQDDPEATLFEELSNPAKYGLCQPRNTESGSVIINGRNLSGTGYAEQIIKEKQSIPVVSVNDKQDMGISAIPVEEQEISISTTNVIVLSDDDEQEANAADNSMGRKVVESPENSIWYCVGPYGKKGGPFSMSALKRWSDSASHPLEFKVWKTGQSETEAIPLTVALNRIFSSM; translated from the exons GGATTGCCTGAAAGCTTATCATCCTCGTTGCATGGCTGAAGATGATTCCTTTTTGGATAATGAATGTAAATGGACTTGTG aTTCACATTCTTGCTCCCTTTGCCGGAAACCGTCAAAGTTTAAGTGTTTTTGCTGCCCAAAAGCTGTTTGTGGGAAATGCTTTTCTGATGCTGAATTTGCTATTGTCAAAGGGAACAAAGGATTTTGCACTCACTGCTCAAAACTTGCATTTCTAATTGAAGAAAATGCTGATGTTGATTCTGATGGG GAAAAGGTAGATTTCAAAGATCGAGATACCTATGAATGCTTATTTTCAGAATATTATGAAATcatcaaaaaagaagaagggcTGAATTCCCAACATGCATACCAAGCccataaatttttaaagaatgGCAAAAACAAATGTGACTTGGATCCAGATGAAATAGGTGAAGGGGAAGATGATACTGGTGATTCTGAAGACGTGAGTAACTTTATAGTTTCTGATTGTGATGACCTGAATGACACAGCAGGATCAAAATCAGCGAGGAAAAAGAAGGGCATGGGAAAGCTGAAATCAATGAAAGGAAAGGTGAAAGATAAGAAGGAGTTTATTGGATGGGGTTCAAGAATGCTAATAGAATTCCTTAAATATATCGGTAAAGATACAAGCAAAGAATTTTCTGAACATGATGTTACCTCAATCATTATAGAGTACTGCAGAGAAAACAATCTTTTTGACCCTAAGAAAAAGCGAAAGATACTTTGTGATGAACAACTTAGGTCTTTAATAGGGAGGAAATCAGTAAATAAAAACAGCATACAAAATCTTCTCGCACCTCACTTTGCTGAGAATTCCGAAGAAATGGATGATATCAGTAGTAGTTCTGAAGATAGGGATTGCAATGAACCAGTCAATTTTTcaagaaagagaaaatcaaTTTCATGTACAGAATCTCAACATCCAAACCTAGTTTCTGAAGAGCGTCAAAGCTGTTTCGCAGCCATAGTTAGTTCAAATCTCAAGCTTGTCTATTTGAAGAGGAGTTTAGTGGATGAGCTTTCAAAGCAGCCAGAAACTTTTGATGGCAAAGTGCTAGGAAGTTATGTAAGAGTCAAATCTGACCCATATGACTATTTACAGAAGAATTCCCATCTGCTCGTTCAAGTTGTAG GAATAAACAGATCTTTAAACAATGGTGAAATCAACAAGGAAATTATGCTTCAGCTTTCTAATGTGCCAAAAGCTGTACCTATCTGCAAAATTTCTGATGTTGACTTTTCTGAG GAAGAATGTCAAGATCTGTATCAGAGAATGAGAAATGGTCTGCTCAAACAGCCTACTGTA CTGGAGCTTGAGCAGAAAGCCAGAACTCTACATGAAGATATAATGAAGCAT TGGATCCCGAGGAAGTTAGTATTGTTACAAAACCTTATTGATCAGGCCAATGAAAAGGGGTGGAGGAGACA ACTTTCTGAGTACATGGATCAAAAACTGAAGCTTGAGACACCATTGGAGCAATCACGTTTATTGAATGACATTCCAAAAGTAATTCCTGAAATAGTTGATAACACTCTGTCCCTGAAGGCTTCCCCAACGAAAGATAAGCTTGAGCAAAATGGCTTGTCAGAATTAGCCAGTGGAAAGACTTGTAACTCTGCTGGACGCCATTCCAAACACAGTGGTTTTGTTCACTGTCTAAATAATAGAACAGATGTTGCAG GTCCAAAATTTGCAGTAAAGGAAAACCAAGATGATACAGCCTTTCCTGTTGCCTCTGTTGAGAATTTGTTTGCCGATACGTCTTCCCAGGATAAAGGCACTTCTCAAAGAAATCTGCCTCAGTCTGCCTCAAAAGCAAGGCAAGATGGTCCCGAGGCTACACATTTTGAAGAATTAATCAATCCAGCAAAGCAAGATGATCCTGAGGCTACACTCTTTGAAGAATTAAGCAATCCTGCAAAATATGGCTTGTGTCAACCAAGGAACACTGAATCTGGTTCTGTTATCATAAATGGCAGAAATCTGAGTGGTACTGGATATGCTGAACAAATAATAAAGGAAAAGCAAAGCATTCCTGTTGTGAGTGTCAATGACAAACAGGATATGGGTATCTCAGCTATTCCAGTTGAAGAACAGGAAATTAGCATTTCAACGACAAATGTCATTGTGTTAAGTGACGATGATGAACAAGAGGCCAATGCTGCAGATAATTCAATGGGAAGAAAGGTGGTGGAGAGTCCTGAAAATTCTATTTGGTATTGTGTAGGTCCTTATGGTAAAAAAGGAGGACCCTTCTCAATGTCTGCACTCAAACGTTGGAGTGATAGTGCCTCACATCCCTTAGAATTCAAGGTCTGGAAGACAGGTCAGAGTGAAACGGAGGCAATACCTCTCACTGTTGCGCTTAACCGAATTTTCTCAAGTATGTAG